TTGTTGTTGTATCAAGATAGCCTATGTCAGGTCTTGCTTTTGCAGCTGACTGCGTTAAAGAAGATATCCAAATACCGTCAAACTCTTCCCTTTTGTTGTTACACATTACGCAGGTATTTTCGACAATTAAACCGCTCAAACCATTATGTGCCTCGCAAATTCTTACTATATCTTTGCTTTCCAATAATCGCCTTAGTCTTTTGCAGCGTACATCCGGAGTAGTGCCTATTTCTTTTAAAACCTGATTTAAGTTTGTTGAGGATATACCTTCCGTATAAGAAACTTCTACAAGCTCACCGCCCCATTGTGCAAGCGTATCAATAACCTTCTGTCTTGCTTTTACCTGAACTCCGGTTCTCCAATCGTCGCCATGGACTACGTAGTCAGGCCTTATCATTTCAAGGTTGTGAGTATAATCCAAGGTTTTTTGCGGAACAACTTTTGAAACGCCTTTTACATTTTCAACAACAACTTTGCGCTGCTCATAAGTCATAAACGGCAGCCTTTTATAGCTTGCTATGGCTCTGTCTGTTAAAAGACCTATAATAATTTCACCGCCAAGCTCTCTGGCTTTTTCAATAATGTTTAGATGTCCGGGGTGCAATAAATCAGCGCTCATTCCAATATAAATTTTCTTCATAATTACCTCCGGTTAAATTGCCATATCTTTTAGCTGCTTAGCTATAGTCTTTGTCGCATGGTCTTTTGCAATTTCGATATTTTTTTCCTTCATTAATAACAATTTATCACGATTTACGTACAAATCCACAATAATTTCTTTTAAATTATCCCTGTCGCATAGTTTATCATCAAGCATAATGCTTGCGCCTGTTTCTTCCATAGCTTTGGCATTAAATCGCTGGTGGTCATTAGCCGCATATGGATAAGGAATAAGAATACTCGGAAGAGCGCATATATTAAACTCACTTATGGACAAAGAACCTGCCCTTGCGACTACTAAATCCGCTGCACCCAAAGGCACTGCCATATTTTCAAAATAAGGTTTCACTATATAAGCAGGATTATTTCTAAGTTCACTACTTAAAGAATCCATATAAACCTCGTAATTTTTAAACCCTGTCTGGTGGATAAACTGCATATTATAATCAATAATAAGCTCATCCAAACACTCACAAATCGCCTTGTTTATAGATTGTGCGCCCTGTGAACCGCCCATTACAAGCACCGTGAATTTATCCTGAGCTAAAGCTAACTCTTCCCGGCATTCCTTTCTGTCAAGTGCGCTAAAAGTACTCCTTACAGGGTTGCCGTTAAATTTAACATTAGCGCCTTTAAGATAATCTTTTGCCTGTTCAAATGCTATACTGACTACTTTAGCGCCGTTTGCCATTTTTCTTGTAACAATACCCGGACAGGCATCACTATCGTGAAGCATATACGGGATTTTCAACATTTTACCCGCTATAAGAGCAGGTCCGCTGACATAACCGCCTGTACCCAAAATACAGTCGGGTTTTATACGTTTAAAATATTTTAAACAATCCATTACCGCAAAAAACAGTTGAAACATCCACTTAAAAAGCCCTAACCCTATTTTTCTGGGCATGCCTGATATTGTAATAGGAAGAAAAATAAAATTTTCATCGTCAACAACCGTCTTTTCCAGATTAGTAGGGTTGCCTACATAATAAATCTTCTTAACTTCCGGGTCTTCCAGCAGTTCTCTGCCGACAGCTACAGCCGTATAAATATGCCCGCCCGTGCCGCCGCCTGCCAAAACAATTTTTAAGCCTTTTTTTTGTTTATCTGATGTTTTACTCATGTTCAACTCTTTCCGTTCGTTTTCGTGAAATATTTAAAAGTATCCCTATCATAAACGTAGTAATCATAAAAGACGAGCCGCCATAGCTTATCAACGGCAAAGTTACACCTGTTACAGGGAATACTCCTGTTGCAACACACATATTGATAAATGCCTGAGCACCTATTATAAATGTTATACCAAATCCTAAAAGTTTGCCGAATTTATCCTCACATCGGGCTGAAATTTTAAATCCCCGTTTTATAAACAGAACAAAAAGAATTATCAGACAAACACTTCCCAAAAAGCCCAATTCTTCGGCTATAACAGCAAAAATAAAATCTGTATGCCCAAAAGGCAGCCAGTAAAGTTTCTGTTTTGAATTACCTAACCCGACTCCTAAAAGTCCGCCTGATGATATGGCATACCAGCTTTGAATAAGGTTATAACCTATCCCTTGAGGGTCAGAAAACGGGTCAAGCCAGCCTTGTATTCTGTTCATTTGATAAGTCGTACCTTTGATTTTCATAAGCAGCACCGGCAACGAACAAGCCCCGAAAAGCAACAACATTCTATAGCTCATGCCTGCCGCTAATGCCATGGCAACGCATGTTCCCGCAAGAAGCAAAAAGATACTCAGGTTCGGCTGTATAAATATTACGCCCATCATAAAAACAATCAGCCCGAAGTTAACGAGCATCTTTTCATCAAACAATGACTTCACCTGAGAAAGAGCGCTTGCCGCCAAAATAACACAGGCAAATTTGCCGAATTCAGACGGTTGTACAGGCAAAAAAGTAAGCCATCTTGAAGAACCGTAAGTAGTCTTGCCAAGCCCCGGAATAAGCGTAGCAACTATTAAAAGTATAATAACAACAGAAATAGGTATCGCCCATTTCTTCCACTTTTTATAGTCGATAAGAGCCGCTATAGCCATAAAAATAAAACCTATGACCCCAAAAATAAGGTGTTTAATCGGATAATAAAGCGGATTTTGGTAATAATCAGCCCCTTCAGGCGCGCCCGCAGAAAAAACGGCAACCGTCCCGAATATCGATAAAATTATAACGATAATAAGCAAATTCGCATCGACAGGATAAATTTTATATCTTGTTCTTGGCGGTTTTGTACGTTTAGACGGGTTACTTTTGTAAGACATAATTTTTAAAAGCCTTTCCCCTTTCTTCAAAATTGTTAAACATATCAAAGCTTGCGCAGGCAGGGGATAATAAAACATCCCCATGGTTTAATTTCCCTGCAATATCAACAGCCTCTTCCAAAGAATCAGCGCTTAAGATATTTTTAAAACCAAAGCTTCTCAAATTCTGCTCAAATCGCTCTGCTGCTTCGCCTATTAAAATAACGTCAGAAACTTTTTGTACAACAGTTTCGCAAAATTCGCCCAAATCGGTCATTTTATCTCTGCCGCCTGCTATCAGTACAACCTTATCTTTAAACGCTTTTAAAGCGCAAATTGTGGAATCGCAGTTAGTAGCTTTTGAATCGTTATAGTATTTAATACCGCCAATTTCTCTGACAAATTCAATTCGGTGTTCCGGTGCGGCAAACTCCTCTATGGTTTTTTGAATTATATTGTTATCCACCCCCAAAATCTTTGCCACACTGACAGCGCAGGCTATATTCTGGTAATTATGCCTGCCGAATAGCCTTGCTTTTGTTAAATCGCAAATTTTTTCTATATTTTGGTCTTTTTTATAAAATATTTTACTGTTTCTTTCAAAAACGCACTCTTGCTGAAATTCATCATCAAACGCAAAAACCTTAGCGGTTGTTTTATCTGCTATTTCACGGACGTTCTTATCCTGAAAATTCAACACCGCATATTCCGGTGTATTTTCACCGATAAAATGAGAAGCTTTTACCCTTAAATATTCTTCTTCACTGCCATGCCAGGTTACATGGTCGCTTGTATAGTTAAGAAAAGCAGAAACATAAGGCTTTAAATACTTCGTATAATTAATCTGGTAAGAGCTTATTTCCGTAACAAAAAAATCGACATCTTCATCCAGCAAACTCGTCGGCGGAATACCTATGTTTCCGCAAAAAGGCGCCTTGAAGCCCGCATTTGTGAGTATTTCGCTTAAAAGTTTTGTAGTGGTTGTTTTACCGTTAGTACCCGTTATTGTTATGAATTCGGATTTTTCAGGTTTGTTCAGGTATGCAAAATCAATCTCGCTTATTACCTCTTTATTATACTTTTCGACCGAAGTAAAAACATCGCTATGAGGCGGGATACCGGGACTTGTAACTATAATATCCGCGTTTTTAATCACTTCATCAGAGTGAAAGCCCATCTCTACTTTAATTTTCAGAGCGTTAAGCTCCGTTAATAGTGCTTCATCCCGAGGCGCAAAACTTCTCTTCTCCGTGATAACTACATAAGCGCCATTTCGTGCGGCATATTTTGCCACGGCTATGCCGCTGATTGATAAACCCAAGACCGTTATATTCTTACCCGCAAGCTGCATGACCTACACCATCAACAATCTTATTACTACAGCCAAAACACAAAAAACAAGGGTAACAGCCCAAAATGTATAAACTATCTTCAATTCACTCCAGCCGCAAAGTTCAAAATGGTGATGGATAGGCGACATTTTGAAAACCCTCTTGCCTGTGGTTTTAAAGCTTATAACCTGAATTATTACAGACAAAGTTTCTATGATAAAAATTATACCTATGAATAAAAGCCAAAATTCGTTTTTGCTTAAAATGGCAAGTGCGCCCAAGGCGCCGCCTAATGCCAAACTTCCCGTATCGCCCATAAATATTTTTGCGGGATATTTGTTAAAGTACAAAAATCCCAAACAAGCACCCGCAATAGCCGCCGATATAATGGATAAGCTTGTATATCCGTTTATAAAGGCAAGAACTGCCAGAGTTGTAAAGGCAATAAAAGAATTTCCGGCAGCCAGACCGTCAAGCCCGTCTGTCAAATTTACTGCATTAGAAGAGCCTATTACTATCAAAATAGCAAAAAGCGGGTAGAACCAGCCTAAATCCAGCTGGTATAAATTAAAAAAGTTAATTGCGGTGTTATTTACATAAACCATATAAAAAGCCGGCAAAATAGCTACAGCTATTTGCAGCATCAATTTACCCCTTACGGATAAACCCTCGTTATGTTTTTTTGTAATCTTTTTAATATCGTCCTGATAACCTGTAAAACAGTACAAAGCTATGGTTATTAAAGACATTATCCCTATGGCTGAAATAGCCTCCGCCATAAAAAGCGATACAACTGACGCTACTATGGCGGATACTACTATGATAATACCGCCCATGGTCGGGGTGCCTGCTTTTTGGTTATGTCTTTCGGGTACCTCTTCTCTAATGTACTGCCCAAGCGTTTTTTTCTTCAAAAAATCAAGATACGGCACACCTGCTATCATTGTCAAAAGCAGTGCTATTAATCCTGATACAAATACAAGTGTCATTTTAAATCCTTCAATCCCTTCAATATTTCTTCAAATCTCATTCCCCGTGAAGCTTTTAGCAAAACCAGAGAATTTTTATCGATGATTGTTTTCAAAAATGATACTGCTTCCTCTGTTGAACTAAAGCTTTTTGTTTTTTTATTTTCAACTTGCTCTGCTGCTATTTTAGCAAGCTCTCCTACAGTTGTGAAATAGTTTACATTTGAATTGTTTATTATTTCACCTGTTTTTCTGTGGTAATCTTTTTCAAATTCCCCTAACTCAAGCATATCACCAAACACAACTATAATATTTTTGTCTTTATAAATTTCGGAAACAGATTTGATAGAAGCCTCAACAGAAAACGGGTTAGCATTATAACAATCAGATATCACTGTTGCACCGCAATCCAAGATGGTTACCTCATTTCTGAATTCAACATTCCTGAAGCTTAACAATCCTGATTGAATTTCATCATGTTTCATACCGACATATTGCCCTATTTTGATGGCGACAAGAGCATTCAGAATATTAAACTCGGCAAATTCATTTATCCTATATAATGCGTCTTTGTAGTTAAAAATACTTCCCCCTGACGTTCTTGATATTATATTTACATCATCAAGGCTGTAAAACTCTTTTTTAGCCTCTGTTTTAACGTTATTTTTTATCAACTCGTCATCAAGAGCAAATAAAACCCCGTCTTGTTGCAAGTAGTTAACTATCTCGCACTTTGCTTTTGCAATATTTTCAAGTGAGCCTAAAATACCTATATGAGCAGGTCCGACATTGGTAATAACGGCAACATCAGGTTGCGCATATTTGGATAAAAGGTCTACTTCGCCTTGCGCTCTCATGCCCATTTCAATAACACAATATTGGGTTTCAGGTTCTATAGAAAGTAATGTTTGGCATAAACCTATTTCATTATTGTGGTTTTTAATTGATTTTTGAGTATTAAATTGGGAGTTCAATACAGCATAAACCATTTCTTTGGTAGTAGTTTTGCCTGAGGAACCTGTTATAGCTATTATTTTTACATTTTGTTGTTTGCGATAAAAGTTTGCTATTTTCAAATAAGCTTTCGAAGTGTCATCCACCGCTATAAAAAATCGTCCCTCCGCCAATAAATCTTTAAAATTATCAACATTATTTTTAGAAATGACAGCGCCTTGGCAGCCGCACTCAAATGCTTTAACTACAAAATCATGCCCATCAAATTTTTCACCTTTCAATGCGATATAAATATCATTTTTACTTAAGGTACGTGTATCTGTAGAAACAGAAAAATTCCCCAGTTTATCTGCGCTGCCGTACAATTTGCCGTTAGTACAGTTTATCAAATCTTTAAGCGCAAAATAAGGACTTACCATGGTGTTATAACTCTTCAGCTTCTTCCTGTGTATCTTTAGACAAAGCTTTGAGTAATTTTTTTGCAGCCTGACGTTGTACACTTGCAGGAGCTACTCTTAATAATTCTATGGCTTTAAGCATAACAGGGTCTTTGTCATACCAGCGGTTACCGCTAACCTGATAATCCTGAATTTGTTCATAAAGCCTTTCAATAACGTCTTTTGCTACCTGGTCTTGCAGATTCATCAAAAAACTTGCTGATTCGTCTTTGACTTCTTCCGCTGAAATGGATAAAAGCTCCAACGCTTCTTTTAAGACCGGGTCATTATCGTACCAACGCCTAAATTCGCTCATAAAAATCCCTCAAATAAACTTTAACTTTATAATAGCATATAATTTATTTTTTAAGAATTTTCTTAATATTTTCCTTTTCATCGTCAGGCAAATCAAAGGAAATGTATTTTTCCAGATATTCTTTTGCTTCTTCTTTTTCGCCTTTTGCAAGGAACATCACCCCGAGTTTTTTATATGCAGGATAATATGCCTCATTTATGGAAATGACGTTAAAAAGGTGATAAATAGCCTTGTCTATATCATTATTAGCCTCATAAGACAGTGCAATGTTATAATGAATATCGGCGCTATTGTCTATATTGTCTAAAACCTTTATATAATGGGCAATAGCACTGTCATAAAGTCCCATTTCATAATAAACTCTTGCTATATCATAGTTAGCGTCAATATTCACAGGGTCATTGTCTAAGACTATTTCAAGTTCGCTCAATGCCAAATCATACTGACAATCTTCAAAAAACAACATCGCAAGCCCATGGTGCAAATTCATTGATGAAGGGTTAGCTGCAACAGCAGTTTGCAAAGTTCCTATAGCATCACCTATAAGGCCTTCGGCTTTGTAAGCATTAGCCAAATTCAAGTAAACATCAGCGGCTTTTGAATTAAGCTCAAGCGCCTTTAAATAAAATTCTATAGCATGCTCATATTGTCCCAAACTGTAGTAGGATGTTGCTATATTATTAAAAGTCCAAAAATCACCGATTTCAGTGAATTCTAATGCTTTTTGAAAATAAGTTATTGCCTCTTCGTAATTTTTTTTATTATAAAACTCAAGGGCTTTTTGCGTATTTTTATCCATATCTCTCCGTTATTTTAAAACGTTGGTTTTTAACAGTTCTGCAACTTTTTCTTTGATAAATTCATGGTTTTCTTCAATCGGCTTATTCCCGTCAACCCTTATGAAGTTATATTCATCAACCATTTTTCCATATTCTTCTAAAATCTTAGCCTGATAGATTTTAAAAGATTCATAAAAATCCGTACTTAAACCTATATCTCTTCCCGATTCATAATAATCGAAACCCTTTGAAGCGATAATTCTTTTTAACAAAGGCTTAACCGGAATATCTATATAAAACGTCATATCGGGAGCAGGGGCATAATTATAGAGTTTTCTTACCCAGCTTGGTTTAACTCCTCTTACCACATCCCTTGCATAAGCTGTATAAGTATATCTGTCCATTAAAACAGCAAACCCTGCCTGCAGTGCGGGTAAAACCTGATTTTCAAGCCTGAATGCGAAATCCGAAGCATACATCAGGCTAAAAGTATTAGCGTTAAACAAATTACGTTCTTTGGCATCATCGATGACGCTTGCAATAAGTTCAGAAGATTTCCATTCGCTGATAACTACGCCGTAAGCCTCACATTCAAGGTATTTTTTCAACAGCTCAATCTGGGTCGATTTTCCTGAACCGTCCGTACCTTCAATGACTATCAAAAGTCCGTCATAGCCATGCTTTGTCTTACTTAGTTTGCCCAATTTTTATTCCTTTATTTGAAAGTATTTTCTTCACTATTTCCCTGAATTTTAACTGCTGGGAGTGAATAGACTGCGTTGCATCAATATTCACCAAATTATATTCATCAACCATTTTGTCATATTCTGATATTACACGTCCTTGAAAAATCCTGTAACTCTCATAAGGGTCATTGCTCAACTTTAAATCCATGCCTGCTTCATAGAACTTTGGCTGCCGATTAGAGCAAATCCTCTGCAATGAAACCTCTACAGGCACGTTAAAATACATAGCCAAATCAGGCTGAATAGCAAAACCGTACATGCTGCGAACCCAGCTTGAGTCAACGCCTCTTGCTGCATCTCTTGCAAAAGCGGTATAAACATACCTGTCTGCAAGTACGATAAAGCCTGCCTTAAGCGCCGGTATAATAACCTGTTCCAATCTGTCGGCAAAATCAACGGCATGCAACAGGCTGAAGGTTCTGGGGCTGAGCTGGGATTTTTTCTTGGCGAGCTTGGTGGTTTGAGAAATCAAACGTGAAGAATTCCATTCAGTAAAAATAACATCTTGAAACATTACACTCAGCCAATCGTTAAGAACAGAAAGCTGGGTAGATTTTCCCGAACCGTCGATACCTTCTACGCATATTAAAGTACCGGGTAAATTGTGCGA
This Candidatus Gastranaerophilales bacterium DNA region includes the following protein-coding sequences:
- the murG gene encoding undecaprenyldiphospho-muramoylpentapeptide beta-N-acetylglucosaminyltransferase produces the protein MSKTSDKQKKGLKIVLAGGGTGGHIYTAVAVGRELLEDPEVKKIYYVGNPTNLEKTVVDDENFIFLPITISGMPRKIGLGLFKWMFQLFFAVMDCLKYFKRIKPDCILGTGGYVSGPALIAGKMLKIPYMLHDSDACPGIVTRKMANGAKVVSIAFEQAKDYLKGANVKFNGNPVRSTFSALDRKECREELALAQDKFTVLVMGGSQGAQSINKAICECLDELIIDYNMQFIHQTGFKNYEVYMDSLSSELRNNPAYIVKPYFENMAVPLGAADLVVARAGSLSISEFNICALPSILIPYPYAANDHQRFNAKAMEETGASIMLDDKLCDRDNLKEIIVDLYVNRDKLLLMKEKNIEIAKDHATKTIAKQLKDMAI
- the ftsW gene encoding putative lipid II flippase FtsW, translating into MSYKSNPSKRTKPPRTRYKIYPVDANLLIIVIILSIFGTVAVFSAGAPEGADYYQNPLYYPIKHLIFGVIGFIFMAIAALIDYKKWKKWAIPISVVIILLIVATLIPGLGKTTYGSSRWLTFLPVQPSEFGKFACVILAASALSQVKSLFDEKMLVNFGLIVFMMGVIFIQPNLSIFLLLAGTCVAMALAAGMSYRMLLLFGACSLPVLLMKIKGTTYQMNRIQGWLDPFSDPQGIGYNLIQSWYAISSGGLLGVGLGNSKQKLYWLPFGHTDFIFAVIAEELGFLGSVCLIILFVLFIKRGFKISARCEDKFGKLLGFGITFIIGAQAFINMCVATGVFPVTGVTLPLISYGGSSFMITTFMIGILLNISRKRTERVEHE
- the murD gene encoding UDP-N-acetylmuramoyl-L-alanine--D-glutamate ligase; this translates as MQLAGKNITVLGLSISGIAVAKYAARNGAYVVITEKRSFAPRDEALLTELNALKIKVEMGFHSDEVIKNADIIVTSPGIPPHSDVFTSVEKYNKEVISEIDFAYLNKPEKSEFITITGTNGKTTTTKLLSEILTNAGFKAPFCGNIGIPPTSLLDEDVDFFVTEISSYQINYTKYLKPYVSAFLNYTSDHVTWHGSEEEYLRVKASHFIGENTPEYAVLNFQDKNVREIADKTTAKVFAFDDEFQQECVFERNSKIFYKKDQNIEKICDLTKARLFGRHNYQNIACAVSVAKILGVDNNIIQKTIEEFAAPEHRIEFVREIGGIKYYNDSKATNCDSTICALKAFKDKVVLIAGGRDKMTDLGEFCETVVQKVSDVILIGEAAERFEQNLRSFGFKNILSADSLEEAVDIAGKLNHGDVLLSPACASFDMFNNFEERGKAFKNYVLQK
- the mraY gene encoding phospho-N-acetylmuramoyl-pentapeptide-transferase; the protein is MTLVFVSGLIALLLTMIAGVPYLDFLKKKTLGQYIREEVPERHNQKAGTPTMGGIIIVVSAIVASVVSLFMAEAISAIGIMSLITIALYCFTGYQDDIKKITKKHNEGLSVRGKLMLQIAVAILPAFYMVYVNNTAINFFNLYQLDLGWFYPLFAILIVIGSSNAVNLTDGLDGLAAGNSFIAFTTLAVLAFINGYTSLSIISAAIAGACLGFLYFNKYPAKIFMGDTGSLALGGALGALAILSKNEFWLLFIGIIFIIETLSVIIQVISFKTTGKRVFKMSPIHHHFELCGWSELKIVYTFWAVTLVFCVLAVVIRLLMV
- a CDS encoding UDP-N-acetylmuramoyl-tripeptide--D-alanyl-D-alanine ligase — its product is MVSPYFALKDLINCTNGKLYGSADKLGNFSVSTDTRTLSKNDIYIALKGEKFDGHDFVVKAFECGCQGAVISKNNVDNFKDLLAEGRFFIAVDDTSKAYLKIANFYRKQQNVKIIAITGSSGKTTTKEMVYAVLNSQFNTQKSIKNHNNEIGLCQTLLSIEPETQYCVIEMGMRAQGEVDLLSKYAQPDVAVITNVGPAHIGILGSLENIAKAKCEIVNYLQQDGVLFALDDELIKNNVKTEAKKEFYSLDDVNIISRTSGGSIFNYKDALYRINEFAEFNILNALVAIKIGQYVGMKHDEIQSGLLSFRNVEFRNEVTILDCGATVISDCYNANPFSVEASIKSVSEIYKDKNIIVVFGDMLELGEFEKDYHRKTGEIINNSNVNYFTTVGELAKIAAEQVENKKTKSFSSTEEAVSFLKTIIDKNSLVLLKASRGMRFEEILKGLKDLK
- a CDS encoding tetratricopeptide repeat protein, which produces MDKNTQKALEFYNKKNYEEAITYFQKALEFTEIGDFWTFNNIATSYYSLGQYEHAIEFYLKALELNSKAADVYLNLANAYKAEGLIGDAIGTLQTAVAANPSSMNLHHGLAMLFFEDCQYDLALSELEIVLDNDPVNIDANYDIARVYYEMGLYDSAIAHYIKVLDNIDNSADIHYNIALSYEANNDIDKAIYHLFNVISINEAYYPAYKKLGVMFLAKGEKEEAKEYLEKYISFDLPDDEKENIKKILKK
- the tmk gene encoding dTMP kinase — its product is MGKLSKTKHGYDGLLIVIEGTDGSGKSTQIELLKKYLECEAYGVVISEWKSSELIASVIDDAKERNLFNANTFSLMYASDFAFRLENQVLPALQAGFAVLMDRYTYTAYARDVVRGVKPSWVRKLYNYAPAPDMTFYIDIPVKPLLKRIIASKGFDYYESGRDIGLSTDFYESFKIYQAKILEEYGKMVDEYNFIRVDGNKPIEENHEFIKEKVAELLKTNVLK
- the tmk gene encoding dTMP kinase; translation: MRLEKSHNLPGTLICVEGIDGSGKSTQLSVLNDWLSVMFQDVIFTEWNSSRLISQTTKLAKKKSQLSPRTFSLLHAVDFADRLEQVIIPALKAGFIVLADRYVYTAFARDAARGVDSSWVRSMYGFAIQPDLAMYFNVPVEVSLQRICSNRQPKFYEAGMDLKLSNDPYESYRIFQGRVISEYDKMVDEYNLVNIDATQSIHSQQLKFREIVKKILSNKGIKIGQTK